CAGGAACAGCTGGTTTCCTTCTTGGGGGGCGTCCTTGGGCTTTGCAGGGGCTGGTCATCCTTCCCAGGCGCCCATCCTCCATCTGAGGGGGAGTGGGCGCCAGGGCTCTGTGGACAGGCTCCctgttgtggggtggggggtgcccctTCCCCAGGCTGGAGCCGGAGCCCAAGCACGGGGCCGGGCTGCTCCAGGAGGAGGACAGGCCGTCTTCCCGCCCTGGCTGGCTGCGAGGGCCACAACCCCGCGTGCTCATCACGGCCCGTCCCCCGTCCCCCGTCCCCCGTCCCCAGGGTGCTGCTAGGCCTGGACGCGTCCGTGCCCTGCTGCGGTGCTGCGGAGACCCGACGCCGGGCAGCGCCGGGAGTCACGGGCCGTCTGCCCAGCCTCCGTCGGAGGGATCCTTCAGCCACTCCCATCGGCCTGCAGGAAGATTCGGGAAGAGCTCGTGGCCGTCCCCTGGGGGGTTCATGGGCAACAGCGGGGCTCCCCGGAGCGGCCAGGCGCGCCATGCTGCAGTGCAGGCCGGCCCAGGAGTTCAGCTTCGGCCCGCgggccctgagggaggccctGGTCTCGGCCGACCCGGCCCTGCGGCAGCTCTACACGTCGGCCTTCACCCCGGCGGAGAGGCTCTTCCTGGCCGAGGCCTACAACCCCCAGAGGACCCTCTTCTGCACGCTGCTCATCCGCACGGCCTTCGACTGGCTTCTCAGCCGCCCCGAGGCCCCTGAGGACTTCCAGGCCTTCCACGCCTCCCTGCTGCCCCGCAGGCAGAGCCCTGCCCGCAAGCACATCTACCTGCAGCCCATAGGTACCGGCcgcgggcccggggggcggggggcagcctgGGCCGTCAGGGCCTGTGGGGGAGCCGGGCTCTAGATCTGAGCCCCAGCTCGGGTGTCTGTGCCCAGGCCCCAGGCGGGCCCTGACGTGAGGCGGGGTGGGACCCCGCCAGTGGGCTTGGTTTTGGGGGTGGCATGCAGGGAGGCCCCCCTGGGTGCGGGCTCTCCACCCACCCTGACTCAGACACTGGTCAGACAGCCCAGGGCCGTGGGGCCTCTCGTGGCTGTATCACCAGCCGCCGCACACAGGGGTGGCCTCATCCAGGCGCGGTGCTGGGGGCTTGTGTTAGGAGCAGCTCGGTCACAGGCAGGAAACAGGCCGGGAGAGGTCACTTGACCTGCCCAGGACGCAGAGCTGGCGATGGGTAGGGGTGGATGTGAGTGCTGGCCTGTGTGACCCCGGGGCCCGGCTGGGGAGGCCTGCTGGCCGGGTGCTGGGGAGGAGGCGGGGTGGGCCAGCCCCCGTGTGTCTGTGTGCTGAGGGCGGGGCCCCGGCCTGGCAGGGAGGGTACCTGGGGCAGGTGTGGTGCCTGGCTttgcagaggaggagcaggcccgAGCTGGGGACCAGCGGTCTGCAGGCACCCCTCATGCTCCATGGCCCCGTGGCCCGTCTGCCGTCTGTGCTGGACGTGCTGCCTTCACACAGCTCCCAAACCATCCACTTCGTACCAGCGCTTCCCACGCTCTCATGAGCAGACGCACGGGCATCTCAGGTGGCCTGTGGCTCTGCATTTCCAACCAGCTgccacccagggactcccagCCAGTCCCAGGCCGTCCTGGCCTCTGCTCTCGGTCTGCTCCCCTCTGTCCTCCTAAAATGCAGCCTGGTTGTAGCTCCCCCAGGGGTGCCTCGCCCGCCCGCTGAGCCTCATCTCACCTTCCCGGAATTCCACTCTGATCCTGCCAGGCTGGCTCTTTGCCCCATTAACCCCAAGGGGCCTCTGTGACCTGTCTCGGCTGCCCCTGGCCAGCCCCGGGGACTGTGGCCCCAGAtgagcccccgcccgccccctgaGCTCTCCATCCTCCAGACTTGGGTCACCTGCATCTTTCTTCTGGGCATTGGCCTTTCCTTCCATCTCCCTCCTTTTATGTGTCCCTTTACAAATGTCTGTGTGCCCAACTCTGCGAAGGCAGGTCCAGTGGTCTGTGCTGGTGGGGGTTCTGGGGTGCGTGCTGGGGTGCTGGGCGCCGGCAGGGGGCCCAAGCGGCTGAtgggctgccctgcccccagaTCTGAGCGAGGGGCCGGCGGGCGGTGCTCTGCTGGAGTACCTGAGGAACTGCACGGAGGCCTTCTTCTTGGGCTTGCAGGTCAGATGCCTGCCCTCGGTGGCCGCCGCGTCCATCCACTGCTCCTCACGTCCCAGCGGGGACTCGGACAGGCTCCAGCTGCACACAGGTGGGTGAGCGCAGTGGGGGCGGCTCTGGCCAGCATCGGCGCAAAGCTCTGCCACTTGGCACAGGGCCCTTTCTGGAACACAGAAGGTGGGAGGAAGATGCCCAGGAGAAAGAAGGAatccctttcccctttttttatGTGGAAACCTCTATTTCCCAGCCTTGTGACGGGGAGGGCTAAAACAAAGCTCACCTCCCCATCCGGCTGAGCGTCCGGAGACCTGACCACCAGCCTAGTGTCCATGGGAAGCCCCAGGGCGGGAAGAGCAGGTGAAGCAAGCCCTTTGGGGGCCACCTGCCACTTTACAAGATGTCACTCTAGCCTTTGGCTTTGTGTGTGCTCAGAAgacccctccctgccccgccaGTCCCCGGGGTTACCGGCAGCTGGAGggcagctggggggaggggcacagatgGACTGGGGAGCTTTGGGATGTGTGGGACACCCAGACTCAAGTCTCAGGGGTCTCAGGACGGGGCTGGGACTCAGTCTGGAGGCATCGGGTGGTTTATGGGCTGTAGGAAGCCCCCAGCCGGCTCCAAGCGGAGGTGTGTTAATCCTTCCGCCTCTCTCCTGTATCTCCCCTCTCCTTGTACCCCAGCCACGCTTCATTCCCTTGCAGCTAATCAATTCCGCAACTGCACCAAGTATCTGTGATGCCCGCACACCAGGTTCCTGACCTCAGTTATCCTActtttgcatttctgtatttCCTAGGGGATTCTTTCTCAAATGAGTAgtgtcacttttttaaaaataccacttgCCTGCTAAAATGTAAGCTCCGTATTCATACCCACGCACGTAGTTGCTGTGGTTTGTCTGATTCCACCGTCGGGAGCGCGCTGGTCGTCTTGCTGCCTGCGTGTCatgttatttttcattgttaGCTGGACATCTTAACTAGAAAGTTAACTTTTAGAAGAACTCGTGGCCTGGGATGATGTGATTTGCCCTAGGGAGGATTCTGGTTTTCCTCTGCCCAGCATGCGTGGGTGCTGCCTGAGATGAAGGTGTGCAGCTTTTCTGGACGCCCGGAGCCCTGGGAGTCCAGCCCgcatccttccctcctcccaggagcagctcagccTTAGCTGCCTGCTGCAATCCTCTCCTGGATCTAATTTCCCATCaggtctctgattttttttaaaaagtcgtATTTGCTGAGATACAATCCATGTATAATGAAACTCTGCCTCTTGTAACAGCTCTGTGACCTATGACCCAGTCGCCACGGTAATCAGATATAGAAAAGCTTGCTTCGTGTACCCCTACCCCATAATGTGCAGAGTGACCCCTGTGGCCCACTCTGCCCCCGCCTAGGATGCTTTCAGTTCTTATCTTGTATTTCACTCAGCTTGTCTGGTTATCTTCGGCAAGAGTGCAGATCGCAATCCCTAGCACAAGTTAGGGGAGTGGCTGGCATGGAGTTTTCAGGGGACTCTTGGTGGGGGCAGGTGCCATCCTAATGGTGGCAGGTTCTTTCCTGCATCCCAGGCTTTGGGGTTCGGCCACTAAGACCCTCTCCCGGTCCTAGACCCCTCTGTCTGGAGGACACAGCGCTGCTCCAGGGTTGGCTCCTGACTGCTGCATCTCTGTCCACACACCTCCAGTTCTGTCTGaccctctgtctccttttctaaGGACTCTAATGATTgcactgggcccacctggataatccagaataactTCTCATCTTAACGCCTTCAATTTAATCATGTCCACAAAGTCTCTCCCACCATGTGAGGCAGGACATTCACAGGCCCTGGGAACTAGGATGCAGGCGTCTCTGGGACCACTGCACTTTCCCGTGAACACTGGTCCCATTGGTCAAGAGGCCTTTCTGTCGTCCCCTCTCGGATGACTCTGGGCCTCTCAACCACCATGACCAAACCAGCTCTCCTGAGTTTTGGAGATGGAAACTCCGAGCTCTTACACACATGATCCAGGCCTCCTGACCCTGAGGCTCAGGCCTGCAGCCCCTGCTCCACGTCGTGCGGTGTGGCTGCTTCGGCTTCTCTGCCTCAGCCTGCCTGCTTCTAGTGGAAGGTGGCTAGCCTGCCCCTGACTTTGGGAAGGCCtggctgcaggcagaggaagaggggatgATGGGATTTGCCTGCCCTGAGCCTGGGGCCAGGAGAGGGGGCCCCAGCTGCCTCCTTAcctttcctctgccctcccagaTGGCATCCTGTCTTTCCTGAAGAACAGCAAGCCGGGTGATGCACTGTGTGTGCTGGGCCTCACGCTGTCCGACCTGTACCCCTGCGAGGCCTGGAGTTTCACCTTTGGCAAGTTCCTTCCAGGACATGGTGAGCCAGCCCCGCCAGCCCCTGCCTCAGCTTTTGCACGTGGGGGGACCGCCCTGGGGCACAGGTATGGGGCAGTATGCATGTGTGAGCATCCCCCAACCCCGGGGAAGAGGGCACACTATCTAGAAACATGCATCCCCACAGCCTCCTCTTGGGCCAGGGCAATTCCTCAGGCTCTGGCTTCTGCCTCAGTGCGCCTTCGTGTGGGTGCGCCAGCAGGGCCAGGCCTTCGGGATCTGTGTGCATCCTGAGGACGGGGTGGCTTTGCTCCCAGGCTCCTCGGGTGAGGCTGCCCTGTGTCTCTCGCTTCTCCCCAGAAGTGGGCGTCTGCAGCTTTGCCCGGTTCTCGGGGGAGCTCCTGCAGTCGGGGCCCAGCGCCTCTGACCCAGCCctggcggagggggctgcagatgGCCCTGAGACACCCATGCAGGATGGAGGCCAGACCCTGTGCTTCAGCGCCCTGGGGATGATCCAGTGCTGCAAGGTGGGCCGGGGGCCAGGGGGTGGGCTCGGGTGCTAGGAGATGGGACAGCAAGAGGATGGAAGGCCTGGGGCTCTGCTGATCCTGGGTCTATGCTAAGGACGCACCGTCAGCCGTGT
The sequence above is drawn from the Canis lupus baileyi chromosome 8, mCanLup2.hap1, whole genome shotgun sequence genome and encodes:
- the AMZ1 gene encoding archaemetzincin-1: MLQCRPAQEFSFGPRALREALVSADPALRQLYTSAFTPAERLFLAEAYNPQRTLFCTLLIRTAFDWLLSRPEAPEDFQAFHASLLPRRQSPARKHIYLQPIDLSEGPAGGALLEYLRNCTEAFFLGLQVRCLPSVAAASIHCSSRPSGDSDRLQLHTDGILSFLKNSKPGDALCVLGLTLSDLYPCEAWSFTFGKFLPGHEVGVCSFARFSGELLQSGPSASDPALAEGAADGPETPMQDGGQTLCFSALGMIQCCKVTCHELCHLLGLGNCRWLRCLMQGALSLDEALRRPLDLCPICLRKLQHVLGFKLVERYKRLYAWTQAGTRPRPGLDAGAPSVAEDTPPCSADSGLSCGSESEPGSSLSEPLTPDAWSHSFSVGPELESEDGLGSLAIPESPPQPGPPREAIEEHGRWLALCIQALEREVTEEELAQVDAAVDALAGWEMFTGHLPAPRPDLPCGRDGTGLRRVLGGTFSSLRRKLSARKLSKTASSPCRWRAEEN